The sequence below is a genomic window from Rudanella lutea DSM 19387.
CTCAAGCACCAACACGCGGGGTGGTTTTACCAGCGGTGGACAGACCTCGTCGAGCCGGTTTCTGGACCTCGACCCCAACAACATCGAAAATATCACGGTACTGAAGGGTCTGGCGGCTACGGTAACTTATGGTGATCAGGGCCGGAACGGGGTAATTCTGGTGACAACCAAGAATGGTAGCAAGAAGGCCCGCAAAACCGAATTTACGGTAACGCAGTCGTTCTTTACCAACACGGCGCACCTGCCCAAGTATCAGAACGACTACGTAGGTGGTTTCCAGCAAAACCTCGGTTATTTCTTCAGTAACTGGGGCCCTACGCTCGATGAAGCCCGTACGTACCCATCGCAGAACACCAATACGGCTCTCACCAACCACCCATACGCGTTTTTGTCAGTAGCGGCTACGCGGGCGGCTATGGCTCCGTATGTGGCCTCGGTGAGCCCGTACACGATGCAGGTGTTCCCCAACAACGTAAGCGACTTTTTCCGTACCGGCAACATCTCCAACACGGGCCTGAACATTTCGGGCGGTGGCGAGAAGGTGAGCTACAACGTGTCGGTGGGGTATAACAATGAGCAGGGCTATATTCCCGAGAATGGCCTGAAGCGTTTGAACCTCGGTTTGGGTCTGAATGCCCAAATGAGCAAGCGGCTCACCATGCAAACATCGATCAACTTTGTTAATACGGATCAGTTTTCGCCACCGCTTAGCTCAGGAACAGGTAACAACGCCAACGATTTCCCCTCGGTGCTGGCCAACGTGATGTACACCCCTCGGCAGGTCGACCTGATGGGATGGCCTTATGAGAACCCGGTAGATGGCAGCTCGGTGTACTTCCGGAGCGGTAACGATATTCCGAACCCCCGCTGGGTGTTGGCCAACTACAAAACGACGGGCGTGGTAAACCGGATTTTTGCCTCTAACACGGCTACGTACGATTTCGGTAATGACCTGACGCTGTTGTTTAAAACTGGTCTGGATACCTACGACGAGACCCAGGATTTCATGATCAACAAAGGGGGCGTTCAGTTGGTAAATGGTCTGTACAACACGGTTAATTTCAAGAATACCATTTGGGACAATACCGCCATCCTGTCGTACAGCAAAGCGCTGACTGAGAAGCTGAGCGTGTCGGCTAAAGTGGGCGGTAACCTGCGGAATGACCGGCTGAGCGTATTCAATATGAACAGCCAGAACCAACTGGCCCGTAACCTATTCCGGCACAACAACTTCATTGATAACGTCTCGTTTAATCGTACCGAAGAGCAGACCCGGATGGGTGTTTTCGGAGAGGTTACGGCCGATTTCAACAACTACCTGTTTTTGAACTTCGCTGGCCGAAACGACTGGACCTCGACCGTGGAGAAGGCTAACCGCCGGATTTTCTATCCTTCAGGCAGTATTTCGTTCGTGCCCACTACGGCCTTCAACGGGTTGTCGTCGGGATTCATGAACTTCCTCAAACTGCGGGCGGGTGTGGGTACCTCGGCTGGTTTCCCGAGCCCCTACAACACGCGTAACATTCTGGCGCAGAATGCACGGGGCTGGCTCAATGCCGCCGGGGCGCCTGTACAAACACACTCGGTCGACAACACCCTGGGTAACCCCAACCTGAAGCCCGAGTTGCACACCGAGTATGAGTTGGGTGCTGAAGGGAAGTTCCTCAATAACCGGGTAAGTGTTGACCTGACCCTGTACCGCCGGATTACGCGCAACCTGATTACCAACGCTCCGCTCGATGCGGCTACGGGCTTCACCGGTACCACCATCAACATCGGTAAAATTCGGAATCAGGGTATCGAGCTGAACCTGACGGCCAATCTCGTGCGCAGAGGTGCATTCAGCTGGGATGCAACCGGTGTGTTCAGCCGCAACGAACCACTCGTAATGGACCTCGGCGGCACGTTACAGGAAGTGCAGATCACGGGTTTTGCCGGCCTGGGTAACTTCGCTGTGGTGGGCAAGCCGTTCAACATTATCAAAGGGACGGGTTACCGCCGGAACGATCAGGGACAATTCCTGATCGACGGACAGGGGTATCTGCAAACCACCACTACTCCGATTGTACTGGGTGATCCGAACCCGGCCTTTACTACGAGCCTGATCAATGAGCTGAGCTACAAAGGATTGTCGTTCAGCATGATGTGGTCGTACCGGCATGGCGGAGCTATGTACTCATCAACGGCCGGTGCCCTGATGGGTCGGGGTCTGACGTACGACACGGGCCTGAAAGCAGGTTATGACCGCGCCCAAACGTTTATCTTCCCCGGCGTGAAAGCCGACGGTCAGCCCAACGATATTCAGGTTACGGCGTCTGACGTAGGCTTTAACAACCTCTATTTCTTCGGTGACGAAGGCCGCATTTACGATGGATCAACCATCCGTTTGCAGGAAGTGTCGCTGGCCTATCAGCTGCCTAAAACGCTCATCGGTAAGCTGGGTATCAAAGGTGCTTCGATTGCCCTGACTGGTAACAACCTCTGGTATCGGGCACTGCACTTCCCTCCGGGCCTCAACTTCGATACGGATAACCTCGGTCTGGGGGTAGGCAACGGCCTCGGTTTCGAGTTCCTGACGGGGCCAAGCGCACGCCGGTTGGGCGGTACGCTTAAACTGACGTTCTAACCAATACCTGTTGGGAAGAAACCTAATTAACAGACTTAAAAATCATTGCAAACGATGATCAAATCCATAAAACTGTTTGTGCTGGCGTTGTGTACGGTGCTCATTAGTTCGTGCGAACTGGACCTGCTCGACAACCCCAATGCTGTAACGGCCGCAAACACCGATATTAATTACCTGCTCAGTCAGGTTGAGTTGACGTATGCCGGGCATTTTAATCAACTCAGTGACCCCGGTATGCGCCTGACCCGGATGCTTAATCAGGGTGCGGCTATCTATGATAACGCTGTAACGCCCATTAGCAACGACGGAACCTGGACGACTGCCTACGCGGGACTCCTGAACGACGTGAAAGCCCTGATTCCGTTGGCCGAAAAAGCCGAACTGTTTGTACATGCCGGTATTGCCCGTACCCTACGGGCCTCGGCGCTGGCCAACATGGTGGACGCCTTCGGTGATATACCGTACACAGAGGCTCTTAACTCTGAGAACTTCAACCCTAAAATCGACGGAGGAGCCGCTATTTACACCGCAGCCCTCGCTGATCTGGATGAAGCTATCAAGAATTTTAGCGCAACCTCGAAAGGTGGTGCAACCGGCGATCTGTTCTACGGCGGTACGCCTGACAGCTGGATTCGGGTGGCTAACACGATCAAGCTGAAAATGCTGCTAAACCGTCGGCTCATTGATAAGGCGGGGACAACCTCGGCCATCAACGCCCTCATCACCGGCGATAAGCTCATCAGCACGGCTGCTCAGAACTTCTCGTT
It includes:
- a CDS encoding SusC/RagA family TonB-linked outer membrane protein; amino-acid sequence: MRKTLLVSLLVLCSLWAWAQERIVTGQVISADDGAPMPGVSVVLKGSTKGSNTDASGNYSISVPQKGGRLVFSFVGSASQEVEVGNQTKIDIKLVSDSKELGEVVVTAQGLVREKRALGYAVNAVDKKSIEDRPQADVGRVLQGKVPGVNITATSGVSGTGTNITIRGYSSITGSVQPLFVVDGVPFNSSTNTRGGFTSGGQTSSSRFLDLDPNNIENITVLKGLAATVTYGDQGRNGVILVTTKNGSKKARKTEFTVTQSFFTNTAHLPKYQNDYVGGFQQNLGYFFSNWGPTLDEARTYPSQNTNTALTNHPYAFLSVAATRAAMAPYVASVSPYTMQVFPNNVSDFFRTGNISNTGLNISGGGEKVSYNVSVGYNNEQGYIPENGLKRLNLGLGLNAQMSKRLTMQTSINFVNTDQFSPPLSSGTGNNANDFPSVLANVMYTPRQVDLMGWPYENPVDGSSVYFRSGNDIPNPRWVLANYKTTGVVNRIFASNTATYDFGNDLTLLFKTGLDTYDETQDFMINKGGVQLVNGLYNTVNFKNTIWDNTAILSYSKALTEKLSVSAKVGGNLRNDRLSVFNMNSQNQLARNLFRHNNFIDNVSFNRTEEQTRMGVFGEVTADFNNYLFLNFAGRNDWTSTVEKANRRIFYPSGSISFVPTTAFNGLSSGFMNFLKLRAGVGTSAGFPSPYNTRNILAQNARGWLNAAGAPVQTHSVDNTLGNPNLKPELHTEYELGAEGKFLNNRVSVDLTLYRRITRNLITNAPLDAATGFTGTTINIGKIRNQGIELNLTANLVRRGAFSWDATGVFSRNEPLVMDLGGTLQEVQITGFAGLGNFAVVGKPFNIIKGTGYRRNDQGQFLIDGQGYLQTTTTPIVLGDPNPAFTTSLINELSYKGLSFSMMWSYRHGGAMYSSTAGALMGRGLTYDTGLKAGYDRAQTFIFPGVKADGQPNDIQVTASDVGFNNLYFFGDEGRIYDGSTIRLQEVSLAYQLPKTLIGKLGIKGASIALTGNNLWYRALHFPPGLNFDTDNLGLGVGNGLGFEFLTGPSARRLGGTLKLTF